In the Colius striatus isolate bColStr4 chromosome 3, bColStr4.1.hap1, whole genome shotgun sequence genome, AGCCCCTCCAGGCACAACCCACCTTAGGAAGCACCTCCCAGTGcttcttccaacccaaactccTGGACAACAAGCAGGACATCAAGCTCCCCTCCAGTTCCTCGGCCCTGGACAAGTTTAAAGCCTCCTGTGCTCAGTGGGAGCCCATCACCCAGCATCAGGCCTACTTGCCCGCCGGCTACCATTCCCCCGAAGCCTTCCCTGCTGGGGAGAGCAGCCAGGGGCTGTTCCACCCTCTGGGCTCCAAGATGGAGAGCGTGCTGTCCATCAGCTGCCAGTCAGAGCTGGGCAGCTTGGCAGAGGATGCCGCCTGCTTCAGCACCCAGCTGGGCTTTGGCTGCGAGCCAGACAACTTCCCTGCCCGCGGGGACTTCGCCGACGCCAAGATCCACAACCTCCCTCCTCCCTTAATGCCGGAGTTCGACGCCTCCTTGGCCCAGCCCGAAGTCCTGCCGGGGCTGATGAGCTCTGCCGAGCTCCTCCACCCTCACCCTTCGCCTTCTATCCCCACCACGGACTTTTTAGGCCGCCCCACCTCATCCTCCATCCCTTCCCTACTTCCCACCAACCCTCCCTCCTCAGCTTTGGGCGAGCCCAAAAAGAAGACCCGTCGAACCAAATGCTCTTCCAAATGCTTCTGCCCGAAACCCCACGAGAAAGCTTTCGCGTGCCCCGTGGAGAGCTGCGTCCGGAGCTTCGCCCGCTCGGATGAGCTCAACAGGCACCTCCGAATCCACACGGGCCACAAACCCTTCCAGTGCCGCATCTGCCTGAGGAACTTCAGCCGCAGCGACCACCTCACCACGCACATCCGCACGCACACGGGCGAGAAGCCCTTCT is a window encoding:
- the EGR4 gene encoding early growth response protein 4, translated to MLNVMDFSCPDPLYSKYEESCEMKSGELQGLGQPEQQLLAEADFLGGELLEASMSGGAVDYPALGSQPSPSLSYTGSFFIKAVPEHPQDQESLFNLMSGILGISPFASSEGHQRHLDALYPCPEVAQSQLDLYATCQPEMNGSSQASFPEQGYGAFPTAEGAQPLQAQPTLGSTSQCFFQPKLLDNKQDIKLPSSSSALDKFKASCAQWEPITQHQAYLPAGYHSPEAFPAGESSQGLFHPLGSKMESVLSISCQSELGSLAEDAACFSTQLGFGCEPDNFPARGDFADAKIHNLPPPLMPEFDASLAQPEVLPGLMSSAELLHPHPSPSIPTTDFLGRPTSSSIPSLLPTNPPSSALGEPKKKTRRTKCSSKCFCPKPHEKAFACPVESCVRSFARSDELNRHLRIHTGHKPFQCRICLRNFSRSDHLTTHIRTHTGEKPFSCDTCGRRFARSDEKKRHSKVHLKQKARTEEKLKGLGFFSVGLTFGTL